TGTCTTTGCAGGAGGTTCAGGAGCTAGCAACATAAGGAGTAGGCAGGACACCTGATTGTGGAAGTAGAATTTTGATGATCATTCTCTAGATCTAAGCCTCTTTCTCAGATAATGTACATCTACAACCAAGGGTTTAAGGGATTAATGGGATTTCGAGAGCTTGTACTTTGCTTAAACATTCCATCACTGGACCTTTTTGTTTGGAAGAATGTTATTTACATGGAGTTCAAAATGGGTTATAAAAGTTGTCAGTACACTGAATCAAAGATGATGTATGATCCATTGCTCACACTGATTTTAGCCATCTGTGGTGCACTGGACAGAGGCACATTGACAGTTTGCATGCCAGCTGTGTGCAGATCTATTACTTCTGACTTTCCGAGGCATGTCGAATGGCAATGAGGATTATGTTCATTATTCAGTAGTGGGCCTCACCTGACCTGATTGTCCTTATGCAATGCCACTTACATGTTTAAGGCAGCGCCTGCTGTGACCCTTGGATTAGAAATGTGTGTCTCCTTTCCtcacccaagaagaagaagaagagctggtttttataccctacttttctctacctgaaggaatctcaaagcggcttacaatcaccttcccttcctctccccataacagacaccttgagaagtaggtggggcagagagagtttggagagaacggtagctagcccaaggtcatccagcaagctttgtgCAGAGAAGTAGGggatgaaacccggttctccagattagagtctgccgctcttaaccatcacactaTCCTGGCTCTCATTTTGTAATTCTTATTAAAACtaatttaataatttttatttcatttcatttgacTTCCCTAGAAATTCTTCAAATATTTCCCAGAAGTATCTTTAAAGTTTGCTTTTGTAGTCCCTGGTAGATGTCAGATATTTGAGACCTTGGTGATTACATTCAAGAAGACTTGCTCAGAAGTTTGGTAGAGAAATCTTTTATTTTACCTATTATTTGTAATGTTTCTTACAGATTTCCACCCAATATGAATATTTTAAGGATTCGCTGAAATGATTTAAGGCTACCTCCATATTTGTTCTTCCATATCTATCATTTCAATATGATAAATGCAATGCCAACCCGAGAAAGGAGGAACCAAACAGATCTCACAAAATTTATCCTCTTGGGATTCAATGATGCGCCTGAATTACAGATATTCTTCTTTGTGATCTTTCTCCTGATCTACACAGTGACGATAGCTGGGAACCTTCTCATAGTGGTGCTTATTGCATGCAATCAGCATCTTCacacccccatgtacttcttcctgggGAATCTTTCATGCCTGGAAACCTTCTACAGCACCACCATTCTACCCAGGATGATCACGGCCTTCTTGACGGGCGACAGAACCATTCCTCTTTGGGCCTGCTTTTTACAATATTATTTCTTTGGCTCTCTAGTGGGTTCAGAGTGTTATCTACTGGCTGCCATGTCTTATGATCGTTTTTTAGCCATTTGCAAGCCACTTCGCTATTCAGTCTTCATGAATAATACACTTTGCGTCCAGCTCATGATGACCTCGTGTATAAGCTGTTTTCTACTTAACTCCGTAACGACGTATTTGATGTCTCGGTTATCATTCTGTGGCCCTCATGTACTTGACCATTTCTTTTGTGATTTCACCCCAGTGATAATGCTTGCTTGTGAAGACACCCAGAGGATGGAATTCATGgctttcttcctctcttccctGATAGCTTTTGTTCCATTTCTTTTGACCCTAATTTCGTACAGTTTGATCATCGCCACTATTCTGCAAATTCCCTCCACCACTGGTCGACAGAAGGCCTTTTCCACATGTTCCTCCCACCTTACCGTAGTTACAGTTTTCTATGGGACCCTTGTCATTGTCTACATGTTTCCCAAAAGTGACACACTGAAAGACCTCAACAAAGTATTCTCTGTGTTTTACACGGTTTTAACTCCCATTGTCAATCCCATTGTTTACTGTTTGAGAAACAGAGAAGTAAAAGAGGCTTTGAATAAGCTTACCAGTCAATTGTGTAATTTTTTTAGGGAGACATGGATCCTGTCATAGCAGCTGTGGATTAGAATGAGAAAGAGGTCTCTTCTGATATTGACTCAACAGTTAGAAATTCTCATCCACAGTTTAGATACTTTATTGATGTATTGCATTGTGTGAATGAATAGATTCTTGCTGGGTCCAGGATGGTCAATTAGTGATTCCCAGACTAGATCTAACCTCTAAAGCAAGTTTATCTGTACTGTATTTTGACTAACCAGCTCCACTTGCAAGGGAACTAAGCAATAACTCTGTCTatattatataaattttattgtcaTATTATTTTAGGCatggagggaaggcaacatggtatagtctgatctcatcagatcttggaagctaaccagggttagtgtttggatggttagtatttggatggaagatcaccaaggaagtccatagttgctatgtag
The nucleotide sequence above comes from Euleptes europaea isolate rEulEur1 unplaced genomic scaffold, rEulEur1.hap1 H_4, whole genome shotgun sequence. Encoded proteins:
- the LOC130493003 gene encoding olfactory receptor 6B1-like; amino-acid sequence: MINAMPTRERRNQTDLTKFILLGFNDAPELQIFFFVIFLLIYTVTIAGNLLIVVLIACNQHLHTPMYFFLGNLSCLETFYSTTILPRMITAFLTGDRTIPLWACFLQYYFFGSLVGSECYLLAAMSYDRFLAICKPLRYSVFMNNTLCVQLMMTSCISCFLLNSVTTYLMSRLSFCGPHVLDHFFCDFTPVIMLACEDTQRMEFMAFFLSSLIAFVPFLLTLISYSLIIATILQIPSTTGRQKAFSTCSSHLTVVTVFYGTLVIVYMFPKSDTLKDLNKVFSVFYTVLTPIVNPIVYCLRNREVKEALNKLTSQLCNFFRETWILS